From Brucella pseudogrignonensis, a single genomic window includes:
- the argB gene encoding acetylglutamate kinase, with amino-acid sequence MTTLESPEMQAQLLSAALPYMQRYENKNVVVKYGGHAMGNPELGKAFARDIALLKQSGINPIVVHGGGPQIQAMLTKLGIESRFEGGLRVTDEKTVEVVEMVLAGSINKEIVALINAEGEWAIGLCGKDGNMVFARKAHKTIVDPDSNIEKVLDLGFVGEPAEVDRTLLDLLARSEMIPVIAPVAPGRDGHTYNINADTFAGAIAGALAATRLLFLTDVPGVLDKDKNLIKELSVADAQALIKDGTISGGMIPKVETCIDAIRRGVEGVVILNGKTPHSVLLELFTEHGAGTLIVP; translated from the coding sequence ATGACGACTCTTGAAAGTCCTGAAATGCAAGCGCAACTCCTTTCCGCAGCCCTGCCCTATATGCAGCGCTACGAGAACAAGAATGTCGTGGTGAAATATGGCGGACACGCCATGGGCAACCCGGAACTCGGCAAAGCCTTTGCCCGAGACATCGCGCTGTTAAAGCAATCAGGCATCAACCCAATCGTTGTGCATGGCGGTGGCCCACAGATTCAGGCGATGCTGACAAAGCTCGGCATTGAATCGCGCTTTGAAGGTGGCCTGCGCGTCACCGACGAAAAGACGGTTGAAGTGGTGGAAATGGTTCTGGCCGGTTCGATCAACAAGGAAATCGTGGCCCTCATCAATGCCGAAGGCGAATGGGCCATCGGCCTGTGCGGCAAAGACGGCAATATGGTTTTTGCGCGCAAAGCGCACAAGACGATTGTCGATCCCGATTCAAACATCGAAAAAGTGCTTGATCTGGGCTTTGTCGGCGAACCGGCAGAAGTTGATCGCACGCTTCTCGATCTGCTGGCGCGTTCCGAAATGATCCCGGTGATCGCACCTGTCGCACCGGGCCGTGATGGGCATACCTACAACATCAATGCAGATACGTTTGCTGGTGCCATTGCTGGCGCGCTGGCTGCAACACGCCTGCTGTTCCTCACCGATGTTCCCGGCGTTCTCGATAAGGACAAAAACCTCATCAAGGAATTATCTGTTGCCGATGCGCAAGCACTGATCAAGGACGGCACGATCTCCGGCGGTATGATCCCCAAGGTCGAAACCTGTATCGATGCAATCCGCCGCGGCGTTGAAGGTGTTGTCATTCTCAACGGTAAGACACCCCACTCGGTTCTGCTTGAACTTTTCACCGAACATGGCGCCGGCACGCTGATCGTGCCATAA
- a CDS encoding pyrimidine 5'-nucleotidase, translated as MTNQPEASAFAHVTDWVFDLDNTLYPHAADLFSQIDVRMTNYVEKLLNLPRDEARKIQKQFYLEYGTTLKGLMECHKIDPDDFLKHVHDIDYTWLTPDPALGEAIRALPGRRFIFTNGDRGHAERAAKQLGILDDFDDIFDIVAAGLTPKPERVTYDRFLGAFGIDARKAVMFEDLARNLVVPKTLGMKTVLIVPNNFEPTFSEIWESDPEFTDQVDYVTDNLTQFLQTINAGR; from the coding sequence ATGACCAACCAACCCGAAGCCTCGGCCTTTGCTCACGTCACTGACTGGGTATTTGACCTCGACAACACGCTCTATCCGCACGCCGCCGATCTGTTTTCGCAGATCGACGTGCGGATGACGAACTATGTCGAGAAGCTGCTTAATCTGCCACGCGATGAAGCACGCAAGATTCAAAAGCAGTTTTATCTGGAATATGGCACCACGCTCAAAGGCCTGATGGAATGTCACAAAATCGATCCGGACGATTTTCTCAAACACGTCCATGACATCGACTATACGTGGCTGACACCTGATCCGGCTTTAGGCGAGGCAATCCGCGCCCTGCCCGGTCGTCGCTTTATCTTCACCAATGGCGATCGCGGCCATGCGGAACGAGCAGCAAAGCAGCTCGGCATTCTCGATGATTTTGACGACATTTTCGACATTGTTGCAGCTGGCCTGACACCAAAGCCGGAGCGCGTGACCTATGACCGCTTCCTTGGTGCTTTTGGCATTGATGCACGAAAGGCCGTCATGTTCGAGGATCTGGCACGCAATCTCGTTGTGCCAAAAACACTCGGCATGAAGACAGTGCTTATTGTGCCCAATAATTTTGAACCGACATTCTCAGAGATTTGGGAAAGCGATCCGGAATTCACCGATCAGGTTGATTACGTCACCGACAATCTGACCCAGTTCCTGCAAACCATAAATGCAGGCCGTTAA
- a CDS encoding LOG family protein: MNPMEKTGWTPFPNSEEAVKQARTVPKTPQTEAEAYRLAFMDDDFMTRRDMRPIRLQLELLKPELILADRGIKSTVVMFGGARIPEPGGEAWAAKNEVQKKNLEANARYYEEARKFARICSEYAATTYYREFIVVTGGGPGVMEAGNRGAADVGAPTIGLNIVLPHEQAPNAYVTPELCFNFHYFALRKMHFLMRAKAICVFPGGFGTMDELFEAMTLIQTDRMERMPLILFGKEFWSKAINIEFLAEQGTISPADIELLTFVDTADEAWDEIKNFYKL; the protein is encoded by the coding sequence ATGAACCCGATGGAGAAGACTGGCTGGACGCCTTTCCCCAATTCTGAGGAGGCCGTTAAACAGGCGCGTACTGTGCCAAAGACTCCTCAGACCGAGGCCGAAGCCTATCGGCTTGCCTTCATGGATGATGATTTCATGACGCGTCGCGATATGCGTCCGATACGGCTTCAGCTTGAGCTTTTGAAACCAGAACTGATCCTTGCGGATCGTGGCATCAAGTCTACGGTCGTGATGTTTGGTGGCGCCCGTATTCCAGAGCCGGGCGGCGAAGCATGGGCGGCGAAGAATGAAGTTCAGAAAAAAAACCTAGAGGCGAATGCACGCTATTATGAAGAAGCGCGCAAATTTGCCCGTATCTGCTCTGAATATGCAGCGACGACCTATTATCGTGAGTTCATCGTGGTTACGGGTGGCGGTCCGGGCGTGATGGAAGCGGGCAATCGCGGCGCGGCCGATGTTGGCGCGCCGACTATTGGTCTCAATATCGTGCTGCCGCATGAGCAGGCACCAAACGCTTATGTGACGCCGGAACTCTGCTTCAACTTCCATTATTTTGCGCTGCGCAAGATGCACTTTCTTATGCGTGCGAAGGCAATCTGCGTATTCCCCGGCGGCTTCGGCACTATGGACGAGTTGTTTGAAGCCATGACACTGATCCAGACCGACCGCATGGAACGCATGCCACTCATTCTGTTTGGCAAAGAGTTCTGGAGCAAGGCGATCAATATTGAGTTTCTTGCAGAGCAGGGCACAATTTCGCCTGCCGATATTGAGTTGCTGACCTTTGTTGATACAGCCGACGAAGCTTGGGACGAGATCAAGAATTTCTATAAGCTTTGA
- the dapD gene encoding 2,3,4,5-tetrahydropyridine-2,6-dicarboxylate N-succinyltransferase: protein MTKPDFAPLEKVIEKAFDERDGISTATRGEVRDAVEQSLLLLDRGEARVAEKQADGNWQVNQWLKKAVLLSFRLNPMQIIKGGPGEASWWDKVPSKFDGWTANEFEKAGIRAVPNSVVRYSAYIAPNAILMPSFVNLGAYVDEGTMVDAWATVGSCAQIGKNVHLSGGVGIGGVLEPMQAGPTIIEDNCFIGARSEVVEGCIIREGAVLGMGVFIGKSTKIVDRATGEIFYGEVPPYSVVVAGTMPGKPFPNGEAGPGLYCAVIVKRVDEKTRSKTSINELLRD from the coding sequence ATGACCAAGCCAGATTTCGCCCCCCTTGAAAAGGTCATCGAAAAGGCTTTTGACGAACGCGATGGCATCAGCACAGCAACCCGCGGCGAAGTTCGCGATGCTGTTGAGCAGTCGCTGCTTTTGCTTGATCGCGGTGAAGCGCGTGTGGCAGAAAAACAGGCGGACGGCAACTGGCAGGTTAATCAGTGGCTTAAGAAAGCAGTCTTGCTTTCGTTCCGCCTCAACCCAATGCAGATTATCAAGGGCGGCCCCGGCGAAGCTTCCTGGTGGGACAAGGTGCCTTCCAAGTTTGACGGCTGGACAGCCAATGAGTTCGAAAAGGCTGGTATTCGCGCCGTGCCAAATTCGGTTGTGCGCTATTCAGCTTACATCGCACCAAACGCGATCCTGATGCCATCTTTCGTCAACCTCGGCGCTTATGTCGATGAAGGCACAATGGTCGATGCATGGGCAACTGTTGGCTCCTGTGCACAGATCGGCAAGAATGTGCATCTTTCGGGCGGCGTTGGCATCGGCGGCGTTCTGGAGCCAATGCAAGCTGGCCCAACCATCATTGAAGACAATTGCTTCATCGGTGCGCGTTCGGAAGTCGTTGAAGGCTGTATAATTCGCGAAGGTGCCGTGCTCGGCATGGGCGTCTTCATCGGCAAATCGACCAAGATCGTTGACCGTGCAACCGGCGAAATCTTCTATGGCGAAGTGCCGCCATATTCGGTCGTTGTTGCAGGCACAATGCCAGGCAAGCCATTCCCGAATGGTGAAGCTGGTCCTGGCCTCTATTGCGCTGTAATCGTCAAACGCGTTGATGAAAAGACCAGATCGAAGACTTCAATCAATGAACTGCTGCGTGATTGA
- a CDS encoding transglutaminase-like cysteine peptidase — protein MRLMTTAALGFIALFGAAVAPAKAGQWSEAGGITSIPYGHLDYCKRNPRDCGSHRALAPMKLTPDRMKLLQSINASVNAAIKPVSDQDNYGKRDYWTIPRNGKGDCEDYVLMKRAKLMARGISPSQLLITMVQGSEAHIVLTARTDRGDYILDNMRSEVLPVEKTSYRYIKMQSPSHSGQWVSIAGRSVNVASN, from the coding sequence ATGCGTTTAATGACCACAGCAGCATTAGGTTTCATCGCGCTGTTTGGCGCAGCTGTTGCTCCGGCAAAGGCTGGTCAATGGAGTGAAGCAGGCGGGATCACCAGTATTCCCTATGGTCATCTTGATTATTGCAAGCGCAATCCGCGTGATTGCGGTTCGCACCGCGCTCTTGCGCCGATGAAGCTGACGCCAGATCGCATGAAGCTGCTGCAAAGCATCAATGCTTCGGTCAATGCCGCGATCAAGCCGGTTTCCGATCAGGATAATTATGGTAAGCGCGATTACTGGACCATTCCTCGCAATGGGAAGGGGGACTGCGAAGATTATGTACTGATGAAGCGCGCCAAACTGATGGCTCGCGGTATTAGCCCTTCGCAACTGCTCATCACTATGGTGCAGGGGAGCGAGGCACATATCGTTCTGACAGCCCGTACAGATCGTGGTGATTACATTCTCGACAATATGCGATCAGAGGTGTTGCCGGTTGAGAAGACCTCTTATCGCTATATCAAAATGCAGTCACCGTCGCATTCGGGGCAGTGGGTTTCAATTGCAGGCCGTTCTGTGAATGTCGCGAGCAATTAA